One window from the genome of Thermus sediminis encodes:
- a CDS encoding DsbA family protein: MPRAVVAIVLVLALLGLGWILFGPRGQRGLDPAQGARFALGREDAPLVVVDFSNYLCGHCQNHALNVLPRLKAEYIDTGRVRYVFRDFPFPGQAHVIRAGEAAACAHEQGRYYEYHGVLFRAAGAWGGLGDTPLDRYLTDLAGQLGLDTAAFQDCLASGRMRQGVLADQKLATDLGLTGTPTFFIAGEKRMGFMPYEEWRALLDRALGEKE, encoded by the coding sequence ATGCCGCGGGCTGTCGTGGCCATAGTGCTGGTGCTAGCCCTTCTGGGGTTGGGCTGGATCCTCTTCGGCCCCAGGGGCCAAAGGGGCCTGGACCCCGCTCAAGGGGCCCGCTTCGCCCTGGGTAGGGAGGATGCCCCCCTTGTGGTGGTGGATTTTTCCAACTACCTCTGCGGCCATTGCCAGAACCACGCCCTAAACGTCCTGCCCCGGCTCAAGGCCGAGTACATAGACACCGGCAGGGTGCGCTACGTCTTCCGGGACTTCCCCTTCCCGGGCCAAGCCCATGTGATCCGGGCGGGCGAGGCGGCGGCCTGCGCCCACGAGCAGGGGCGCTACTACGAGTACCACGGGGTTCTCTTCCGTGCGGCAGGAGCCTGGGGGGGGCTTGGGGACACCCCCTTGGACCGCTACTTGACCGACCTAGCGGGACAGCTGGGCTTGGACACGGCGGCCTTCCAGGACTGCCTGGCCTCGGGGCGCATGCGGCAGGGCGTCCTGGCTGACCAGAAGCTGGCCACCGACCTGGGCCTCACGGGGACCCCTACCTTCTTCATCGCTGGGGAAAAGCGCATGGGCTTTATGCCCTACGAGGAGTGGAGGGCCCTTCTGGACCGGGCTCTAGGAGAGAAGGAATAG
- the speD gene encoding S-adenosylmethionine decarboxylase — translation METVPGGRWVAEIYGCDLDVLENPRMVEAALLDAVMRLGAPKGSAQSVVYKFHPQGLSAAVVSPVAAVMIHTWPEDGASATLDLYFYREGANPEEVLRGLSRAFGAKEESAFRYWRSTEHAIRRRAFGAEEG, via the coding sequence GTGGAAACGGTGCCGGGCGGGCGCTGGGTGGCGGAGATCTACGGGTGCGACCTGGACGTTCTGGAAAACCCCAGGATGGTGGAGGCAGCCCTCCTAGACGCAGTGATGCGCCTGGGGGCTCCCAAGGGCTCAGCCCAGTCCGTGGTCTACAAGTTCCATCCCCAGGGCCTCTCCGCTGCGGTGGTGAGCCCGGTGGCCGCGGTGATGATCCACACCTGGCCTGAGGATGGGGCCTCGGCCACCTTGGACCTCTACTTCTACCGGGAGGGGGCGAACCCCGAGGAGGTCTTGAGGGGCCTCTCCCGGGCCTTCGGGGCCAAGGAGGAGTCCGCCTTTCGCTACTGGCGGAGCACGGAGCACGCCATAAGGCGCCGCGCTTTCGGCGCTGAGGAGGGTTAG
- the speE gene encoding polyamine aminopropyltransferase encodes MDYGMHFLEHITPYETLLRRLERVIASGRTQYQDYFLFETKIFGKVLVLDKDVQSTEKDEYIYHETLVHPAMLAHPEPKGVLIVGGGEGATLREVLKHPTVERAVMVDIDRELVEVAKAHMPEWHQGAFEDPRAVLVIEDARAYLERQSETYDVILIDLTDPVGEDNPAKLLYTVEFYRLVKSRLNPGGVMGMQAGMILLNHYRVHPVVHRTVREAFRYVRSYHNHIPSFFLNFGFLLASDAFDPAAFSEGVIEARIRERGLALRHLSSHYLEAMFVLPKDLQEALEAETLVSTDQNPFYLGRP; translated from the coding sequence ATGGACTACGGCATGCACTTCTTGGAGCACATCACCCCCTACGAGACCTTGCTGCGCCGCTTGGAGCGGGTCATCGCCTCTGGGCGCACGCAGTACCAGGACTACTTCCTCTTTGAAACCAAGATCTTCGGCAAGGTCCTGGTCCTGGACAAGGACGTCCAGAGCACAGAAAAGGATGAGTACATCTACCACGAGACCCTGGTCCATCCCGCCATGCTGGCCCACCCCGAGCCCAAGGGCGTCCTCATCGTGGGAGGTGGGGAAGGGGCCACGCTGAGGGAGGTGCTCAAGCACCCCACCGTGGAACGGGCGGTCATGGTGGACATAGACAGGGAGCTGGTGGAGGTAGCCAAGGCCCACATGCCCGAGTGGCACCAGGGGGCCTTTGAGGACCCCCGTGCGGTCTTGGTCATAGAGGACGCCCGGGCCTACCTGGAGCGCCAATCGGAGACCTACGACGTCATCCTCATTGACCTCACCGACCCCGTGGGAGAGGACAACCCCGCAAAGCTCCTCTACACCGTGGAGTTCTACCGCCTGGTCAAGAGCCGCCTGAACCCCGGAGGGGTCATGGGCATGCAGGCGGGGATGATCCTGCTCAACCACTACCGGGTCCACCCCGTGGTCCACCGCACGGTGCGGGAGGCCTTCCGCTACGTGAGGAGCTACCATAACCACATCCCCAGCTTCTTCCTCAACTTCGGCTTCCTCCTAGCCTCGGACGCCTTTGACCCCGCGGCCTTCTCCGAGGGGGTTATAGAGGCCCGGATCCGGGAGCGGGGCCTCGCCCTGCGCCACCTCTCCTCCCACTACCTTGAGGCCATGTTCGTCCTCCCCAAGGACCTCCAGGAGGCCCTGGAGGCCGAGACCCTGGTCTCCACGGACCAGAATCCCTTCTACCTGGGTCGCCCCTGA